One window of Anas platyrhynchos isolate ZD024472 breed Pekin duck chromosome 11, IASCAAS_PekinDuck_T2T, whole genome shotgun sequence genomic DNA carries:
- the GLDN gene encoding gliomedin, with protein sequence MEAAGGRALRALLAAVGLLSALSAAGTLFLLAQWRELGAALRELELGLEAARQPPAPGSGRDLLGGTAGPSRAPPGAPRSKRSRRGERARGHVRAETDELMMMLTYSLVPVRVMVDLCNSTKGVCLTGPPGPPGPAGIDGLPGYNGSNGVPGIPGQKGEPGVNGKRGKIGMPGQKGDQGQKGEPGEMGLPGKDGMPGGKGARGAKGEKGDANNDVVLEGAKGEPGPPGPPGPPGLPGPPRKRKGKTQLQENIYSNKCTGETCAVPNDDTLAGKSEDRALDHSKKAECVITSVGSPVHFVSVQQTFGTWMREPANISDERIWLTMHFSGNSVKEYENSNALLNDSYRIINITGFYYGCGHAVQNNHLYYQKGGTNVILKFGLDKASLGTLPIENALYHGRNYLFANSKTYFNVAVDEKGLWIIYASSTDENIIVAHIDEETFSVIRHINTTYPKSKAGNAFIACGVMYVTDTKDITVSFAFDLLKEKQIDISFELRSSQSILAMLSYSLRDKNLYTWENGSLMVYPVHFGR encoded by the exons ATGGAGGCTGCGGGCGGCCGGGCGCTGCGGGCGCTGCTGGCCGCCGTGGGGCTGCTGTCGGCGCTCAGCGCCGCCGGGACGCTTTTCTTGCTGGCGCAGTGGAGGGAGCTGGGCGCGGCGCTgcgggagctggagctggggctggaggcggCGCGGCAACCCCCGGCCCCCGGCTCCGGCCGGGACCTGCTGGGCGGCACCGCCGGGCCTTCCCGGGCGCCTCCTGGCGCCCCCCGCAGCAAGCGGAGCCGCCGCGGCGAGCGCGCCCGGGGACACGTGCGCGCCGAGACGGACGAGCTGATGATGATGCTCACCTACTCCCTGGTGCCG GTCCGGGTGATGGTGGATTTATGTAACAGCACAAAAGGGGTGTGCTTAACAG GCCCCCCAGGTCCACCAG GGCCTGCTGGAATTGATGGGCTCCCTGGCTACAATGGATCAAATGGAGTCCCAGGTATACCAGGTCAAAAGGGAGAACCCGGAGTaaatggaaaaagaggaaaaatag GCATGCCAGGACAAAAAGGTGATCAAGGACAGAAAGGAGAACCTGGAGAAATGGGTTTACCTGGCAAAGATGGTATGCCAGGTGGAAAAGGCGCAAGAGGAGCAAAGGGTGAAAAGGGGGATGCAAACAATGATGTAGTATTAGAAg GTGCAAAAGGTGAACCTGGACCCCCTGGGCCTCCTGGACCACCTGGACTCCCAGGACCTCCAAGAAAACGTAAAGGTAAAACACAGCTTCAGGAGAACATATACAGCAACAAATGCACAG GTGAGACATGTGCTGTACCAAATGATGACACTCTGGCTGGAAAATCTGAAGACAGAGCCCTTGATCATTCAAAAAAAGCTG AATGTGTCATAACATCTGTAGGAAGTCCTGTTCACTTTGTCAGTGTACAGCAAACGTTTGGAACTTGGATGCGAGAACCTGCAAATATAAGTGATGAAAGGATTTGGCTTACCATGCATTTTTCAG gAAACTCTGTCAAAGAATATGAGAATTCCAATGCCTTGCTGAATGATAGCTACAGAATCATTAACATCACAGGGTTCTACTATGGATGTGGTCATGCAGTACAAAACAATCATCTGTACTATCAAAAGGGAGGAACCAATGTCATTCTGAA atttggGCTTGATAAAGCATCCTTGGGCACACTGCCAATTGAAAATGCCTTATATCATGGTCGTAACTACCTCTTTGCTAATTCGAAGACATATTTCAACGTGGCAGTGGATGAAAAGGGTCTTTGGATTATATACGCCTCAAGCACTGATGAAAATATAATAGTAGCACACATTGatgaagaaacattttcagtcaTTCGGCATATCAATACCACATATCCTAAGTCCAAGGCTGGTAATGCATTCATAGCATGTGGAGTTATGTATGTTACTGATACTAAGGATATTACAGTAagttttgcttttgatttattgaaagaaaagcagattgATATAAGTTTTGAGTTACGATCTTCACAGTCCATTCTTGCTATGCTTTCATACAGTCTTAGAGATAAGAATTTGTACACGTGGGAGAATGGGAGCCTAATGGTATACCCTGTACATTTTGGCAGATGA